The following are encoded together in the Primulina tabacum isolate GXHZ01 chromosome 18, ASM2559414v2, whole genome shotgun sequence genome:
- the LOC142532321 gene encoding uncharacterized protein LOC142532321 yields the protein MPPKRKNIEGDDRTPDKTAKVVDEFSKLLKEQAKVHGEQIQQLLSMQTTTQGRGQGRGQGRTENSVEGAYDRFRRMNPPDFIGGPDPLVALEWIESLEAIFDNLKFTDQEKVSCAVFMLVKAARIWWEATKVTVNVQELKWNEFKDLFYAKYFSSEVKAKKFEKGCVFVPFIAENDKDKGEHFLRGLKPKIRRDVHMSKVVTYQDIVETALLAEHDEQEIEKERQLRRQTFQARGQGTSANVRGGHKGKGKIEQRSKPPVPFSDTERQVCPKCGKPHKGECLVGSGRCFRCKEMRHTALKCPLSSGKGKVQGRIFSMTKESVNPDSSVISGNILVYGKEAITLIDTGATHSFMSEVFMHSISVEPTVMPLHFNIVLPSGDEICATNIIKACPIQVGNRLLFADFIVILMVAFDVILGMDWLSAYRAVIDCVGKTVKFLVDDYDSDVFVGLGFSIGIPIISCLQANKLLHKGCMGFLDSVVDMRKESNL from the exons ATGCCTCCCAAGAGAAAGAATATTGAAGGGGATGATAGGACCCCCGATAAGACTGCAAAAGTTGTAGATGAATTCAGTAAGTTATTGAAGGAGCAAGCGAAGGTCCATGGCGAACAAATTCAACAGTTATTGAGCATGCAAACTACGACCCAGGGTCGTGGCCAAGGAAGAGGTCAAGGCAGAACGGAAAATTCTGTTGAAGGTGCTTATGATCGTTTCAGACGTATGAACCCTCCTGATTTTATTGGAGGCCCTGATCCCTTAGTGGCTCTTGAATGGATCGAATCGTTGGAAGCCATATTCGATAATTTGAagttcactgaccaagaaaaggTAAGTTGTGCTGTGTTTATGTTGGTCAAAGCTGCTCGTATCTGGTGGGAAGCCACCAAGGTGACAGTTAATGTTCAAGAATTAAAGTGGAACgagtttaaagatttattctacgCCAAATATTTCTCGAGCGAAGTAAAAGCCAAGAAG TTTGAGAAAGGATGTGTTTTTGTTCCTTTTATTGCTGAGAACGATAAGGATAAAGGAGAACATTTCCTTCGGGGTTTGAAGCCAAAGATTCGAAGAGATGTTCATATGTCCAAGGTGGTCACATATCAagatatcgtggagacagcctTGCTAGCTGAGCATGATGAGCAAGAGATAGAGAAAGAGAGGCAATTAAGAAGACAAACTTTCCAAGCTAGAGGACAAGGTACAAGTGCAAATGTTCGTGGTGGCCACAAAGGTAAGGGTAAGATAGAGCAGCGCTCTAAACCTCCTGTACCTTTTTCTGATACTGAACGACAGGTATGTCCTAAGTGTGGAAAGCCACACAAGGGTGAGTGTTTGGTGGGTAGTGGACGATGTTTTAGATGCAAGGAGATGAGGCACACGGCATTGAAATGTCCTCTCTCCTCAGGCAAAGGAAAAGTCCAAGGCAGAATTTTTTCTATGACGAAGGAAAGTGTtaatcctgattcttctgtgatatCAGGTAATATTTTAGTCTACGGCAAAGAAGCAATTACATTGATTGACACTGGTGCAacccattcttttatgtctgaagtgTTTATGCATTCTATATCTGTTGAACCTACTGTTATGCCATTACACTTCAATATTGTGTTGCCCTCTGGGGATGAAATTTGTGCCACTAATATTATCAAGGCATGTCCTATACAAGTGGGTAATAGATTACTGTTTGCTGATTTTATTGTTATTCtgatggttgcatttgatgttattttggggatggattggttatctgcTTATCGTGCGGTCATTGATTGTGTGGGCAAGACGGTGAAATTTTTGGTCGATGATTATGATAGTGATGTATTTGTTGGTCTAGGCTTTTCGATTGGTATTCCTATTATTTCTTGCCTTCAAGCTAATAAGTTGTTGCACAAAGGTTGTATGGGTTTTCTAGATTCAGTGGTTGATATGCGAAAGGAAAGTAATTTGTAA
- the LOC142532320 gene encoding uncharacterized protein LOC142532320, protein MWFKIPDVFVDDVPGLPPDREVEFVIDLIPGTAPISKAPYRMAPTEMKELKTQLQELLDKGAAIFSKIDLRSGYHQLKVKKEDIPKTAFRTRYGHYEFLLLRDKQLYAKLKKCEFWLEQVAFLGHIVSNEGISVDPSKVDSIKQWSIPKTISEVRSFLGLAGYYRRFIADFSKMALPLTSLTRKATKFEWTIECQRAFQTLKDKLTSAPVLVLPCGTVARLSALILHSTLFDRILKEQQLDTQLLELKRKSDLTGVSEFGSNRDGLLTFRGRICVSIGDDIRKDVLLEAHTVPYSVHPGSTKMYQDLRRLYWWPEFWKSLHRALGTKLAFSTAYHPQSDGQSERVIQILEDMLRACTIDFPGSWDSKLPLVEFTYNNSYQSSIGMAPYEALYGRKCRSPLFWEEIAPLKGVMRFGKKGKLSPRYIGPFEIFDKIGDRAYRLALPPDLDRVHNVFHVSMLRKYLSNPSHVLRYDSLDPLPNLSYEEMPVQILDRKVKVLRNKEIGLVKVL, encoded by the exons ATGTGGTTCAAGATTCCTGACGTGTTTGTTGATGATGTGCCTGGATTACCACCTgatcgagaggtggagtttgttaTTGATTTAATTCCAGGTACAGCTCCAATTTCCAaggctccatacagaatggctcctactgaaatgaaagaattgaagactcAATTGCAGGAgctattagataaag gagcagcaatattttcaaagattGACCTTCGGTCCGGTTACCATCAACTGAAAGTGAAAAAGGAGGACATACCAAAGACGGCGTTTAGaacgaggtatggccattatgaatttttg CTGTTGAGGGATAAGCAATTGTATGCCAAgttaaagaaatgtgagttctggttggagcaggtGGCATTTTTGGGCCACATCGTTTCGAATGAAGGAATATCTGTTGATCCATCCAAAGTTGATTCCATTAAGCAATGGTCCATTCCAAAGACAATTTCAGAGGTAagaagttttcttggtttggcaggatattacagacgTTTCATAGCAGACTTTTCGAAGATGGCTTTGCCATTAACGAGTTTGACAAGGAAGGCAACAAAGTTCGAATGGACCATTGAGTGTCAACGAGCATTTCAAACATTGAAAGATAAGTTAACGTCTGCCCCTGTATTAGTACTTCCTTGTG GTACAGTTGCTCGATTATCTGCACTAATTCTCCACTCAACCTTATttgatcgaattttgaaggaacAACAGCTGGACACTCAATTATTAGAGTTGAAGAGAAAAAGTGATCTGACAGGAGTTTCAGAGTTTGGGTCGAATCGTGATGGGTTATTGACCTTTCGAGGTAGAATATGTGTTTCTATAGGTGATGACATTCGAAAAGATGTACTTCTTGAAGCTCATACAGTGCCATATTCTGTACATCctggtagtaccaagatgtatcaagacCTTCGACGTCtatactggtggccag aattttggaagagtttgcatagaGCCTTGGGAACGAAATTGGCTTTTAGTACCGCCTACCATCCTCAAAGCGATGGTCAATCAGAAAGGGTTATCCAAATTCTTGAAGATATGCTAAGGGCTTGTACGATTGATTTCCCGGGAAGTTGGGATTCCAAGTTGCCTTTGGTGGAGTTCACGtataataacagctaccagTCTTCTATAGGCATGGCACCTTATGAAGctttatatggaagaaagtgccgaTCTCCTTTGTTTTGGGAAGAG ATAGCTCCTCTCAAGGGagttatgcgatttggcaagaaaggtaagTTAAGTCCTCGATATATTGGGccatttgaaatttttgataaGATTGGAGACCGAGCCTATCGTCTTGCATTGCCACCGGACTTGGATCGAGTTCACAacgtatttcatgtttctatgctacGTAAGTACCTTTCTAATCCATCTCATGTCCTTCGGTATGATTCATTGGATCCTTTGCCTAACCTAAGCTACGAGGAAATGCCggttcaaattcttgatcgcaaagttaaagtgttgagaaataaAGAAATTGGCCTTGTCAAAGTTCTTTGA